The Paenibacillus macerans genome includes a window with the following:
- a CDS encoding GNAT family N-acetyltransferase yields the protein MELNRRELLMQWAEFNERKWGCRARLAEFEAPNSPARGEGLFFYNAKGKLYLPPLNPYHPFVFHSTPTDKPFKIDRQWREVAEAVAADMLKSPSSASFVFPTDITDIRPFLWSGFIADIKYTYVMELPYSLDRASADVRAKVRKAGTAGYRAARTEDMAEVHQCLAGTEARQGFTHRLGLEDLRLARSLLGPEAFRAYVCYAPSGEPVSASITICLDDQKAFGWIAASKTEHLNQGVVQLLQSFELGDLSDNGLKTFDFAGANIPSVASSKANWGGVITPYYLVRPPGYKEILRAGRNWLSFVRGRGRR from the coding sequence ATGGAGTTAAACCGCCGCGAGCTGCTGATGCAGTGGGCTGAGTTCAACGAGCGAAAATGGGGCTGCCGGGCGCGTCTTGCCGAGTTCGAGGCGCCCAATTCCCCGGCCCGGGGGGAAGGGTTGTTTTTCTATAACGCAAAAGGCAAGCTGTATCTCCCGCCGCTGAACCCCTATCATCCGTTTGTGTTTCATTCCACGCCGACGGACAAGCCGTTCAAAATCGACCGGCAGTGGCGGGAGGTGGCGGAAGCGGTGGCGGCGGATATGCTGAAATCGCCCAGCAGCGCCAGCTTCGTTTTTCCTACGGACATTACGGACATCCGCCCTTTTTTGTGGAGCGGATTTATCGCGGATATCAAATACACGTATGTAATGGAGCTGCCTTATAGCTTGGATCGCGCCAGCGCGGACGTCCGGGCGAAGGTGCGCAAGGCCGGCACGGCCGGCTACCGGGCGGCCAGAACCGAAGATATGGCGGAGGTGCACCAATGCCTCGCCGGAACGGAAGCCCGCCAAGGCTTCACCCACCGGCTGGGCCTGGAGGATTTGCGGCTGGCCCGGAGCCTGCTCGGGCCGGAGGCCTTTCGCGCGTATGTTTGTTATGCGCCCTCCGGGGAGCCGGTCAGCGCCAGCATCACGATTTGCCTTGACGATCAAAAAGCGTTCGGCTGGATCGCCGCCAGCAAGACGGAGCATTTGAATCAAGGCGTCGTGCAGCTGCTGCAAAGCTTTGAGCTGGGCGATTTATCGGACAACGGGCTGAAAACGTTCGATTTCGCCGGGGCCAACATCCCTTCGGTCGCCAGTTCCAAAGCGAACTGGGGCGGCGTGATCACCCCGTATTACCTCGTCAGACCTCCGGGATATAAGGAAATTTTGCGGGCCGGCCGGAACTGGCTGTCCTTTGTCAGGGGGAGGGGCAGGAGATAG